A window of Castanea sativa cultivar Marrone di Chiusa Pesio chromosome 1, ASM4071231v1 contains these coding sequences:
- the LOC142639024 gene encoding UDP-glucosyl transferase 74CD1-like, translating into MEEERAYSAHVVVLPFHGQGHINPMLQFSKRLASKGLKITVAALLSVSKSMQTGAGSVTIEPIYDDCIEGGIRGPGGFKGFLERFEASGKRGLVDLIKKLENSKYPVKCLVYDANLPWALNMAKQLGVAGAAFFTQPCAAIASYYPMHVELSGEQLTIPAFSMPGLPKPGFPNLSSLGSDTGPYPPVVRLILNQFSNIEQADWVLFNSFDKLEEEVVKWMANLWPVRTIGPTVPSFYLDKRVDDDTDYGFNLYKPKSESCMSWLNTKEPGSVVYVSFGSVASLNAEQMTEMAWALRQTSYNFLWVVKITEDSNLPNNFMEETAGKGLLVTWCPQLEVLAHHALGCFITHCGWNSTVEAISFGVPMVGMPQFLDQMTNAYFVEKVWAVGVQPKVNENNLATREEIDRCISEVMHGERAEEIKKNAKQWKEFAKEAVDEGGSSDKYINEIIARLTGA; encoded by the exons ATGGAGGAAGAAAGAGCTTACAGTGCTCATGTTGTGGTTCTCCCCTTCCATGGACAAGGCCATATAAATCCAATGCTCCAATTTTCTAAACGTTTGGCTTCGAAAGGGCTCAAAATCACAGTAGCAGCCTTGCTTTCTGTCAGTAAGTCCATGCAAACTGGGGCTGGATCAGTTACAATTGAACCAATATATGATGACTGCATTGAAGGTGGGATTAGGGGACCAGGTGGGTTTAAGGGCTTCCTTGAGAGGTTTGAAGCTAGTGGCAAACGGGGCTTAGTTGACCTCATCAAGAAACTTGAGAACTCCAAGTACCCTGTGAAGTGCCTAGTGTATGATGCTAATTTACCATGGGCTCTGAATATGGCCAAGCAACTAGGTGTTGCTGGTGCTGCATTCTTCACTCAACCATGTGCTGCCATTGCCAGCTACTATCCAATGCATGTGGAGCTATCTGGCGAGCAACTAACCATTCCTGCATTTTCAATGCCTGGACTACCAAAGCCTGGATTTCCAAACTTGTCATCTCTTGGTTCAGATACAGGACCGTACCCCCCTGTAGTCAGGCTCATATTGAACCAATTCAGCAACATTGAGCAAGCGGATTGGGTCCTTTTTAACTCCTTTGATAAGTTGGAAGAAGAG GTTGTAAAATGGATGGCCAATCTCTGGCCTGTTAGGACTATTGGACCAACCGTGCCATCTTTTTATCTGGACAAGAGGGTGGACGACGACACAGATTATGGTTTCAACCTCTATAAGCCAAAAAGTGAGTCATGCATGAGTTGGCTTAACACAAAGGAACCTGGTTCAGTGGTGTACGTTTCATTTGGCAGTGTTGCAAGTTTGAATGCTGAACAGATGACTGAAATGGCATGGGCCCTAAGGCAAACTAGCTACAACTTCTTATGGGTGGTGAAGATAACCGAAGATAGCAATCTCCCTAATAACTTTATGGAGGAGACAGCAGGAAAAGGATTGTTGGTGACATGGTGCCCACAGTTGGAGGTGTTGGCCCATCATGCTCTGGGATGCTTTATAACACATTGCGGATGGAACTCCACTGTTGAGGCAATAAGCTTTGGAGTCCCAATGGTGGGAATGCCACAGTTTTTAGATCAAATGACTAATGCATATTTTGTCGAGAAAGTTTGGGCAGTGGGCGTTCAACCAAAGGTAAATGAGAATAATCTTGCTACTAGGGAAGAAATTGACAGATGCATCAGTGAAGTCATGCATGGGGAGAGAGCAGAGGAGATTAAGAAGAATgctaagcagtggaaagagtTTGCCAAGGAAGCAGTGGATGAGGGTGGAAGTTCAGATAAGTACATAAATGAAATTATTGCTCGATTAACAGGTGCCTAA
- the LOC142620020 gene encoding non-functional pseudokinase ZED1-like yields MLQCFRERKKAIAQTEESFYLENGGLMLEQLITSFDGKHNSFRIFSKQELEKATNDYHVDGILYKSFQYIAYRGTHDGREIFVKKFTSSSLQTYKTLGCTDTPFLASCRCPTRIGHRNRYDSPDSVSVSCPCPCPCPCIIDKTWCINEIAVVSQMNNHNNVVKFFGCCLETEIPTLVYEFVENGNLSDHIFDDRRLLTWESRLRIVTEVAHAIAYVHMGRPKTIVHRDIESRNIFLDQNYVAKIAEFGFSLPIPLDKKYVDAEVVGAVGFISPESHYTGRYREKSDVYSFGAVLFEVLTGKRSWNILHNEFEVPEENCRGESSLVGVQRCSWDEIESNIQSYLKANLLDGGNRKQQIECAELAQRCLKMNSDERPTMKEVTQSLRDIKRLLDTPT; encoded by the exons ATGCTACAGTGTTTCAGGGAACGGAAAAAAGCCATAGCCCAAACAGAGGAGAGTTTCTACTTGGAAAATGGGGGGCTGATGTTGGAGCAGCTTATCACTTCTTTTGATGGCAAACACAATTCCTTTCGGATATTTTCCAAACAAGAGCTCGAAAAGGCAACAAATGACTACCATGTGGATGGAATACTATATAAGAGTTTCCAATATATAGCATACAGAGGAACCCATGATGGTCGTGAAATATTTGTCAAGAAGTTTACCTCAAGCTCATTACAGACGTACAAAACACTGGGTTGCACCGACACGCCATTTTTGGCATCGTGTCGGTGTCCGACACGTATCGGACACCGGAACCGGTACGATTCGCCGGACTCCG TGTCCGTgtcgtgtccgtgtccgtgtccgtgtccgtgcatcatagACAAAACATGGTGCATAAATGAGATAGCGGTTGTGTCCCAAATGAACAACCACAACAACGTTGTTAAGTTCTTCGGTTGCTGCTTAGAGACTGAAATCCCAACGTTGGTGtatgaatttgtagaaaatGGAAATCTCTCTGATCATATCTTTGATGATCGTCGATTGCTAACATGGGAAAGCAGGCTTAGAATAGTGACTGAAGTGGCACATGCAATTGCATATGTTCACATGGGAAGACCTAAGACTATTGTCCATCGGGATATAGAGTCAAGAAATATTTTCTTGGATCAAAACTATGTTGCCAAAATTGCCGAGTTTGGTTTCTCATTACCAATTCCTTTGGACAAAAAATATGTAGATGCCGAAGTTGTGGGGGCTGTTGGGTTCATTTCTCCAGAATCACACTATACCGGCCGATATAGAGAGAAGAGCGATGTTTATAGCTTTGGAGCTGTCTTGTTTGAGGTTTTAACAGGAAAGAGATCGTGGAACATATTACATAATGAGTTTGAAGTTCCTGAAGAAAATTGCAGAGGAGAAAGTTCACTTGTAGGGGTCCAACGTTGCAGTTGGGATGAGATTGAAAGCAACATCCAATCCTACTTGAAGGCTAATCTGTTGGATGGAGGAAACAGGAAGCAACAAATTGAATGTGCAGAGCTTGCACAAAGATGTCTCAAAATGAATTCTGATGAGAGGCCTACCATGAAGGAAGTTACACAATCTCTTAGAGATATCAAAAGGCTTCTAGATACTCCAACCTGA